A window of Dissulfurirhabdus thermomarina contains these coding sequences:
- the gspG gene encoding type II secretion system major pseudopilin GspG, whose amino-acid sequence MRRRARHPSFRARAGFTFLEVIVVVIIIGLLASLVAPKFFKRIGQSRVKTARAQVELFGAALDSFRLDVGRYPTTEEGLEALRTNPGGLKAWAGPYLPKAVPADPWGHPYVYQSPGEHGDYDLLSLGRDGAPGGEGEDADIVSWE is encoded by the coding sequence ATGCGCCGGCGCGCGCGGCATCCCTCTTTCCGGGCGCGGGCGGGGTTCACCTTCCTCGAGGTGATCGTGGTGGTGATCATCATCGGGCTCCTCGCCTCGCTGGTGGCCCCGAAGTTCTTCAAGCGGATCGGCCAGAGCCGGGTCAAGACGGCCCGGGCCCAGGTGGAGCTCTTCGGCGCCGCCCTCGATTCCTTCCGGCTCGACGTCGGGCGCTATCCCACCACCGAGGAGGGGCTCGAGGCCCTGCGCACCAACCCCGGCGGGCTCAAGGCCTGGGCCGGTCCCTACCTCCCCAAGGCGGTCCCCGCCGACCCCTGGGGGCACCCCTACGTCTACCAGAGCCCGGGGGAGCACGGCGACTACGATCTCCTCAGCCTCGGCCGCGACGGGGCGCCCGGGGGCGAGGGGGAAGACGCCGACATCGTGAGCTGGGAATGA